A stretch of DNA from Jiangella alba:
TCCATTCGAGCGAGGAGTCGATGCCCTCGCCGGTGTGCCCGGACGTGCGGGTGTCGAGCAGGAGCGTGGCCCGGCTCTGCCAGGGCTGCTCCTCGCGGCGGACCATCAGCTCGCCATGGTGGGCGGTGGCGCGCCAGTGCACGCGGCGCATGTCGTCGCCGATGCGGTAGGCGCGGATGGTGGCGTCCTCCTCACCGGCGGCGGCGATGGCCCGCGGCCGGCTCTCGCCGCTGCCGCTCCACTCGCCGACCAGCCGGACCGGCGGCAGCTGGTGCACCGTGGGCGTGACGATGAGCGTGCCGACGTCGCTGAACGCGCGGCGCAGCTCGACCATGCCGAACGGGTCGGTGACGCGCACCGTCAGCGGGCCGACCTTGTACCGGCCGCGCACCACCGGGTCGATGGAGTAGGTGACGTCGCGCCGGAACCGCGACCACACGTGGTCGAGGACGAACCGCGGCCGGGCGCCGAGCGTGAACGGGATGCTGTCCTCGACCAGCAGCACGCCGGTGGGGATGCGCGCGGAGTTGGCCAGCTGCAGGCGCACCGTGGCCCGCTCGCCGACGGACACCCGCGGCGGCTCGACGGAGCGCGACGCGGCCAGCCGGACCCGGCTGCGCAGCGCCACCATGAGGCTGATGGCCGGGACGACGACCAGCAGCAGGCCGACCCTGAGCACGTCGCGCTGCCCGGCGAGGACGGCGGCCAGGACGGCGCCGCCGCCGACGGCCAGGAAGGTCCAGCCGCGTCGGGTGAGACCGGACAGCGCGTCGTTCATCGGCGGCTACCGAGCCGGTTCGGGCTGCGGGATGCGCTGGATGAGGTCGGCGACGATGCTGCCGGCGTCGCGGCGGCCGATCTGCGCCTCGGCCGTGGGCAGCAGCCGGTGCCCGAGGACGGGCGCGGCCAGCGCCTGGATGTCGTCGGGCAGCACGTACTCGCGGCCCTCGAGCCCGGCCCACGCCTTCGCCGCCCGGATGAGGTGCAGCGTGGCCCGCGGTGACGCGCCGAGCCGGAGATCGGGCGAGGTGCGGGTGGCCGTGGTGAGGGCGACCGCGTACTCCTTGATCGGGTCGGCGACGTACACGCCGCGGACCAGCCGGACCAGCTTGTGCACGTGCGCGGCGTCGGTGACCGGCTCGAGCGGGTCGAGCGCGCTGGTGGAGCCGTGGGTGTCGATCATCTCGATCTCGTCGCGCGGCGACGGGTAGCCCATGGACAGGCGCATCATGAAGCGGTCGCGCTGGGCCTCGGGGAGGGGGTAGGTGCCCTCCATCTCGATGGGGTTCTGCGTGGCGACCACCATGAACGGCGCCTCGAGCTGGTACGTGGTGCCGTCGACGGTGACCTGCCGCTCCTCCATGCACTCGAGCAGCGCGGACTGCGTCTTCGGCGAGGCGCGGTTGATCTCGTCGCCGACGACGATGTTCGCGAACACGCCGCCCGGCTTGAACTCGAACTCGCGGGTCGACTGGTTGAACACCGACACGCCCGTGACGTCGCTGGGCATGAGGTCGGGCGTGAACTGGATGCGGCGCACCGTGCAGTCGATGGCGCGGGCCACGGACTTCGCCAGCATGGTCTTGCCGACGCCGGGGACGTCCTCGATGAGGATGTGGCCCTCAGCCAGCAGCACGGTGAGGGCCAGCTTGATGACCTCGGGCTTGCCCTCGACGACCGAGCCGATGGCGGCCTGTATGCGGGCTGCGGTGTCGGCGAGGTCGCCGAGCGCCAACTCGGGCACGGCCTCGCCGGGCGCCTGCTGTGGATGATGGCCCGGGTTGAGCGGCTCAGGCACGTTTCCTCCTTCGATCCCCGACCTCGTCGGCGTGACGTGCCTCGGCCGATCGCGGCACTCCGCTGTCCTGTCTCGCAGTGGTGCGACGTGCGGACCCACCCAGCGGGTTCCCATCGGCCACGGCTTTCGCTTACCCGCAGAGCCTATGTCCACTACGTGTGCACGCGCATCCATCCGAACCGGACATTCCCCGATGGCCCGGCCTGGTCGGACGGTGTGTCACCACCGGTGGGCGGTGATCCACCCACCGTTCCACCCTCCCGGCCGAGTCGATCACGGAGAAGACGGGCTTCCCACGCGCGGGAAGCCCGAGTTCTCCATGATCAACGGTCCCGGCCGGCCGGCGTGGCCTCCGGGCGCCGCCCCCGGCGGGCGGGCGGGCCGGCCGGCCTGGCCTCCGGGCGCCGCCCCCGGCGGGCCGTTCCCCACTTCCCTCCACCACCGCCTCCACCCGCCGGGCCGGCGTCGCTGACCAGGGGCGACGTGGAGGCGTCCGCCGCGGGTGCGGGCCGGTGGCCCCGGCGCGCCCCACCTGCCCCCACTCGCCCCCCACAACGCCCCCTCGCCGCTCGGCGGGGCGCTGACCAGCGCGGACGCCGTCTGGCGTCGCCACGGCGCGAGGTCCGCGGGGGGCGTGGTGGGGCGTGGTGGGGCTGAATGTGGTTGCAAGTGGGGGAGAGTGGAGTAGAGTGGCGGGCAATGGAGGAAGAGTGGTCCGGGGTGGCGATCAGCGGATGGTCCGGTGACGGTCACGGCGGGCAGCGGGGAGGTGGGCCGTGTTCCTCGGTACCCACACGCCCCGGCTGGACGACAAAGGACGGCTCATCCTTCCGGCGAAGTTCCGGGACGAGCTGGCGGAGGGCGTCGTGATCACACGAGGGCAGGAGCGCTGTCTCTATGTGTGGCCGCGGGCCGAGTTCCTCCGGTTCACCGAGCAGTTGCGCGCCGCTCCCATCACGCACAAGGGCACGCGCGACTTCGCCCGGATGCTGGCAGCGGGGGCCAGCGACGAGGTTCCGGACAAGCAGGGCCGCATCACCATCCCGCCGGGGCTGCGCACGTACGCGGCGCTGGAGCGTGAGTGCACCGTCGTCGGTGCGATGACGCGGGTGGAGATCTGGTCCGAGCAGGCCTGGGAGACGTACCAGGCCGAGAAGGAACCGATGTTCGCCGACATCTCCGAGGAGGTGCTGCCCGGCATCTTCTGACCGCCGTCGCGTGAAACGCACGACGAGGTCTCCGGCCGCTCCACCTCTTGGCACCACTTCCCCGGTGCCAAGCGGCAAGAGCAGGCAGCCAAGCCCGAGCGGGCGGGGACCTGGTCGTACGAGCCGCGAACGGCAACGAGCGAGGCAACGACGAAGAGACGCGGGGGTGTCGATGACCGATCAGGGGGCGCACGTCCCGGTGCTGCTCGATCGTGTCGTCGAGCTGCTGGCTCCGGCTCTCTCGGAGGACGAGGGCCGTGTGGTCGTCGATGCCACGCTGGGACTCGGCGGGCACGCCGAGGCCCTGTTGCGCCGCAACTCGACGGCCCACCTGGTGGGCCTCGACCGCGACCGCGAGGCGCTGGCCCGGGCCACCGAGCGGCTGGCGCCGTTCGGCGACCGGTTCACCGGCGTCCACGCGGTCTACGACCGGATCGCCGACGTCTTGGCGGGCCTCGGCATCCGGCGCGTGCATGGTGTCCTGTTCGATCTCGGCGTCTCGTCGCTCCAACTGGACGAGGCCGGGCGCGGGTTCGCGTACTCGCAGGACGCGCCGCTGGACATGCGGATGGACCAGTCCACCGGCATCACCGCGGCCGAGGTGCTCAACACCTACGCCGCGGCCGACCTCACCCGCATCCTGCGCCGCTACGGCGAGGAGCGGTTCGCCTCGCGCATCGCGGCGGCCGTGGTGCGCGAGCGCCGGAGGGCGCCGTTCGACACCAGCGCCCGGCTGGTCGAGCTGATCCGCGACACCATCCCGGCGCCGGCCCGGCGCACCGGCGGCAACCCGGCGAAGCGGACGTTCCAGGCGCTGCGCATCGAGGTCAACGGCGAGCTCGACACGCTCGAGCGGGCGCTGCCGGCCGCCATCGACGCGCTGGCGGTGGGCGGGCGCATCGTCGTGCTCTCGTACCACTCGCTCGAGGACCGCATCGTCAAGCAGCTGTTCGCGGCCAGGACGACCAGCTCGGCGCCGCACGGGCTGCCGGTCGAGCTGCCCGAGCACCGGCCCGAACTGCGGCTGCTGACCCGCTCCGAGCCGCCCACCAGCGACGAGATCGCCGCCAACCCGCGCGCGCAGTCGGCCCGGCTGCGCGCCGTCGAGCGCATCAGGGAGGCCGCATGAGCGCCGCCGAACGCGCCTATACCCCGGTCGCCGCGCCGCGCCGCCCGTCGCTGCGCAGCGTGCCGGCCCGCGGCTCCCGCGCGCCGCGCGCCCCGTTCGTCGTGCTGGTCCTGCTGGTGCTCGGCGTCGGGCTGATCGGCCTGCTGATCCTCAACACCGCCCTGCAGCAGGGCGCGTTCGAGCTGGGCGAGCTGCAGTCGACCACCGACGAGCTGCGCGACCGCCAGACCGACCTCGCCGACCGCGTCGCCGCCCGCAGCGCGCCCGACGCGCTGGCCGACCAGGCCGCCCGCATGGGCATGGTCCCGGCCGAGGACGCGCCCACGTTCCTGGAACTGCCGCGGTCCGCGCCCGCCGACGCCGGTGGTGCCGGCTGATGCCGCCGAAGGGCCAGGACGGCCGGGGAGCGGCCGGGTCGGGTCGCGGCACGGCTGGACGGGGCTCGGCTGGACGGGGCACGGCTGCGGGCGCCGGACGGGGCACGGCTGCGGGCCGCGCCGCGCGGCCGGGGCCGAAGGGCGCCCCGAAGGCGGCTCCGAAGGCGGCGCCGAAGGGCGCGCCGAAGTCGTCGGCCAAGAAGACGGCCAAGCCGGCCCGGAAGACGGCCGCCGCGAAGCCGGTCCGCACGTCCGCCGCGCCGCGCGCCCGCAAGAGCGCGCCCAAGGCGCCGAAGAACGAGCTCGACGCCGCCTGGAACAGCGCGCCCACGTCGTCGCGCGGAGGCCGCGACGGCGCGGCCGGGCGTGCGGCAGCGGTGCGGGCCGGCGCGATCGCCGCGGCCACCCGCGGCCGTCCGGGGTCCGGTGGCCGCGGGTCCGGCGGCCGCGGGTCCGGCGGCCGCGGGTCGGGCGGCCGCGGGTCGGGCGGCCGCGGGTCGGGCGGGTCGTCGGGTGGCGGGAAGCCCCGCGCCGTCCGCGGCCCGAAGGCGTCGCGCACCACCCGCCCGCCGAAGCCGCCCAAGCGCCCCAAGCCGCCGAAGGGGCCGAAGCAGCCGCGCACCGTCCGGCTGGCCGACCCGCGCAAGCGCCTGCGGGTCACGCTGGTCGGCGTCTGCGTGGTGCTGTCGCTGTTCGGTGGCCGGCTGATCCAGCTGCAGGGCATCGACGCGTCCACGTACGCCGCCGTCGCGAACACCATCGGGCTGAAGACGGTGCCGGTGCGGGCCGACCGCGGCGTCATCCTCGACCGCGACGGCGAGCCGCTGGCCAGCACCGTCGAGGCGTACAACGTGGTGGTCGACCAGACGCAGGTGGCCAACCCGGCCGCGTACGCGCTGCAGCTGGAGAGCATCCTCCGCACGCCCGCCGCCGACCTGCAGCGCGACCTCACCGGTTCCGACCGGTACGTCGTCGTCGCGCGCGGGGTGCCGGGGGCGACGTGGCGGCAGATCCGCGGGCTCGGCCTGGCCGGGTTCACCGCCGAGACCGCCGCCGCCCGCGACTACCCGGCGGGCACCGTCGCCGGCAACATCGTCGGGTTCCTCGGCGCCGACGGCCTGGGCCTCACCGGGCTGGAGCAGTCGATGGACAAGAGCCTGGCCGGTGTCGACGGCGAGGCGACGTACCAGTTCAGCCCGGGCGGCATCCGCATCCCGAACAGCTCGGCGAACCACGTCAGCCAGCCGGTCGCCGGCACCGGCCTGCGCCTGACCCTGGACGGCGACGTGCAGTGGCACACCGAGCAGGTGCTGGCCGCGGCGGTCGAGAACGCCGGGGCGGCCGACGGTGTCGCCGTCGTCATGGACGTCGACACGCAGGAGATCGTCGCGCTGGCCGCCACGCCCGCGTTCGACCCGAGCGACCCGAGCAAGACCGAGGCCGCCGACCGCGGCAGCGCCGCCGTCGAGGACGCCTACGAGCCGGGCTCGGTGTTCAAGCCGATCACCATGTCCGCCGTGGTCGACCAGGGGCTGGCCGACCACAGCACGGTGTTCTCCGTCCCGGACAACCTGCGCCGCGGCGGCGAGACCATCAACGACTACTACAGCCACGGCGAGGACCAGATGACGCTGGCCGGCGTCGTCGCGAAGTCGAGCAACGTCGGCACCGTGCTGGCCGCCGAGCTGCTGGAGAAGGACGTGTACCACGACTACCTGCGGCGGTTCGGGTTCGGCACGGCGCCCGACCTCGGCATGCCCGGCGAGACCGGCGGCCGGCTGCCGTCCGGCGACGACTTCACCGACCTCACCCGCGACAACGTGGCGTTCGGCCAGGGCATCTCGGTCAGCGCGGTGCAGATGGCGTCGGCGTACGCGACCATCGCCAACGGCGGCGTGCGGGTCGACCCGCGGCTGATCTCGGCGACCATCGGCGCCGACGGCCGCGAGACGCCGGTCGAGCCGTCCGCTCCGGAGCGGGTCGTCAGCGAGCAGGCCGCCGCCGACGTCACCACCATGATGGAGGCCGTCATGGGCGAGGGCGGCACCGGCAAGCCCGCGCTGGTCGACGGCTACCGCGTCGCAGGCAAGACCGGCACGGCCCAGCGGGTCGACCCCGACTGCGGCTGCTACGCCGACTACAACTCGTCGTTCATGGGGTTCGCGCCGGCCGACGACCCGCAGTACGTCGTCGTCGTGTCGCTGTTCGACCCGAAGAACGGCAACTCCGGAAGCGCGCTGGCCGGTCCGGCCTTCGCGGACATCATGCGGTTCGCGCTCGAGCAGGGCGGTGTGGCGCCGACCGGCACGGAAGCGCCGCAGGTGCCACTGTTCGCCGACTGACCGAGTAGATTGCTCTGTCGTGCCCGACCGCCCAGGACTGCGACCCCGCCGCGTCACGCCGTTGCCGCTGACGGCGCTCGACGCCGCGGCGCCGGCGGACGTGCTGGTGACGGGCGTCACACACGACTCCCGGCAGGTCCGGACCGGTGACCTCTACATGGCGCTGCCCGGCGCGGTGACCCACGGCGCCCGGTTCGCGGCGGCCGCGGTGGCCTCCGGCGCGGTGGCGATCATGACCGACGACGACGGCGTCGCGCTGGCCGGCGAGCCGGGCGTCCCGGTGCTGCGGCTGGCCGACCCGCGGGCGCGGCTGGGCGAGATCGCCGCGACGGTGTACGGCCATCCGGCGCGCGACCTGCTGATGCTCGGCGTCACCGGCACCAACGGCAAGACCACCACCACGTACCTGCTCGAGTCCGGGCTGCGCGCCGCCGGGCACGTCACCGGGCTGATCGGCACCGTCGAGACCCGGGTCGGCGACGAACGGGTCGCCAGCATCCGCACCACCCCTGAGGCCACCGACGTGCACGCGCTGCTCGCCGTCATGCGCGAGCGCGGCGTCACGGCCTGCGCCATGGAGGTGTCCAGCCACGCCATGGTGTTCGGGCGGGTCGACGGCGTCGTGTTCGACGTCGCCGGGTTCACCAACCTCAGCCAGGACCACCTCGACTTCCACGGCGGCCTCGACGACTACTTCGCCGCCAAGGCCCGGCTGTTCACGCCCGAGCACGCGCGCCGCGCCGTCGTCGTGGTGGGCGACGAGTACGGCCGCCGGCTGGCCGCGTCGACGCCGCTGCCGGTGCTGACGGTCGCGCCGCCGCACGTCGCCGCCGAGGCCGACTGGCAGGCCGACTGCTACGGCGACCGCGCCACACTGGCCGGCGCCGACGGCGAGAAGCTGGAGCTGCGGGTCCCGATCCCGGGCGAGTTCAACGTCACCAACGCCGCGCTGGCCGTCACCATGCTGCGCGCCGCCGGCGTCGACGTCGCCGCCGCGGTCGAGGGCGTGGCGGCCTGCCCCGGGGTGCCGGGGCGCATGGAACGGGTCGCCGGCCCGGCCGGCGCGCCGGTCGCCGTCGTCGACTTCGCACACACACCGGACGCCATCGACAACGTGCTGCAGGCGCTGCACCCGCGCGGCCGCCTCGTCGTCGTCGTCGGCGCCGGCGGAGACCGCGACCGCGAGAAGCGGCCGCTGATGGGGGCGGCCGCCGCGCGCGGCGCCGACGTCGTCGTCGTCACCGACGACAATCCTCGTTCCGAGGACGCGGCCGCCATCCGGGCCGCCGTCGTCGCCGGCGCCCACGCGGTGCCCGGCGCGGAGCGGGCGGGGGAGATCCTCGAGGTGGGGGGCCGCCTCGAGGCCGTCCGTGCGGCGCTGCGCAGCGCCCGCGGGCCCGACGACACCGTCGTCGTCCTCGGTAAAGGGCATGAACAAGGTCAGGAGATCGCAGGCGTCGTGCATCCATTCGACGATCGAGACGTGCTCCGTGCGGAGCTGGTGCGGTGGAGTGAGGAGTTCCAGGGTTGATCCCGCTCACCTTGGCCGAGGTCGCCTCGGCCACTGGCGGCAGGCTGGACGCCGTCGCCGACCCCACCGTCCGGGTCACCGGCCCGGTGGTGACCGACACCCGTGAGCTCGGGCCCGGCGGTGTGTTCGTGGCCCGGCAGGGCGAGGCGAGGGACGGGCACGACTTCGCCGCCGCCGCTGTCGAGGCCGGCGCCGTCGCGGTGCTGGCAGAGCGGCCGGTCGGCGTCCCCGCCGTGGTCGTCGACGACACCGAGGTCGCGTTCGGCCGGCTCGCCCGGGCGGTCCTCGACCGCCTGCCGCAGGTCACCGTCGTCGGCGTCACCGGGTCCTCCGGCAAGACGACGACGAAGGACCTGCTGGCGCAGGTGCTCGAGCCGCTCGGGCCGCTGGTCGCGCCGCCCGGCTCGTACAACGGCGAGATCGGCGTGCCGCTCACGGTGCTGCGCGTCGACGAGTCGACCCGCACGCTGGTCGCCGAGATGGGCGCTCGCGGGCCCGGGCACATCGCCTACCTGTGCGGCATCGCGCCGCCGTCCGTCGGCATCGTCCTGAACGTCGGCAGCGCCCACCTCGGCGAGTTCGGCGACCGCGACACCATCGCCCGGACGAAGGCCGAGCTGGTCGAGGCGCTGCCCGAGTCCGGCACCGCCGTCCTCAACGCCGACGACCCCGTCGTGCGCCGCATGGCCGAGCAGACGTCTGCCCAGGTGGTGATGGTCGGCGAGTCCGTCCACGCCGACATCCGCGCCGAGGACGTCACGCTCGACGCCGCCGGCCGGGCGTCGTTCCGGCTGGTGACGGCCGACGCGGCCGCCGCCGTGTCGCTGCGGCTGGTCGGCGAGCACCAGGTCTCGAACGCGCTGGCCGTCGCCGGTGCGGCGCTGGCGCTGGGCGTGCCGCTGGACGACGTCGCGGCGCGGCTGTCGGCGGCGCTGCCGCGGTCGCGGTGGCGCATGGAGGTCACCGAGCGGCCCGACGGCGTCACCGTCGTCAACGACGCCTACAACGCCAACCCCGAGTCGATGCGGGCGGCGCTGAAGACGCTGGTGTCGCTGGGCCGCCCGTCCGCCGGCCGCACGTGGGCCGTCCTCGGCGAGATGCGCGAGCTGGGTGAGTCGTCGATCGCCGAGCACGACGCCATCGGGCGGCTGGCCGTCCGGCTGAGCGTGTCGCGGCTGGTGGCCGTCGGCGACGGCGCCCGCGCGATCCACCAGGGCGCCACGCTCGAGGGGTCGTGGGACGGTGAGTCCGTCTGGGCGCCCGACGTCGACGCCGCGTTCGACCTGCTCCGCGCCGAGCTGCGGCCCGGCGACGTCGTCCTGGTCAAGTCGTCTCGCGATGCCGGCCTGCGCTTCCTCGGCGAACGGCTGGTGGAGGACAAGTGATCTCGATCCTCACGGCCGGCGTCGTCGGCCTCGT
This window harbors:
- a CDS encoding DUF58 domain-containing protein encodes the protein MNDALSGLTRRGWTFLAVGGGAVLAAVLAGQRDVLRVGLLLVVVPAISLMVALRSRVRLAASRSVEPPRVSVGERATVRLQLANSARIPTGVLLVEDSIPFTLGARPRFVLDHVWSRFRRDVTYSIDPVVRGRYKVGPLTVRVTDPFGMVELRRAFSDVGTLIVTPTVHQLPPVRLVGEWSGSGESRPRAIAAAGEEDATIRAYRIGDDMRRVHWRATAHHGELMVRREEQPWQSRATLLLDTRTSGHTGEGIDSSLEWSVTAAASVGVHLAERGYAVRLVTDHGGAVSTNWHDPASGPGDAKVSLLDALAVVQPQRDASIGRWPDLLSGAEAATGLLVGVFGRLTEPEAHVVAGLRQGSTAALAVVLDVMSWTSLGENSREQVRLTAGVQVLRSAGWNVIVAKRGEHLATLWERLGLQRPAVQAQATAGVSTGPEAS
- the mraZ gene encoding division/cell wall cluster transcriptional repressor MraZ — translated: MFLGTHTPRLDDKGRLILPAKFRDELAEGVVITRGQERCLYVWPRAEFLRFTEQLRAAPITHKGTRDFARMLAAGASDEVPDKQGRITIPPGLRTYAALERECTVVGAMTRVEIWSEQAWETYQAEKEPMFADISEEVLPGIF
- a CDS encoding peptidoglycan D,D-transpeptidase FtsI family protein, whose protein sequence is MPPKGQDGRGAAGSGRGTAGRGSAGRGTAAGAGRGTAAGRAARPGPKGAPKAAPKAAPKGAPKSSAKKTAKPARKTAAAKPVRTSAAPRARKSAPKAPKNELDAAWNSAPTSSRGGRDGAAGRAAAVRAGAIAAATRGRPGSGGRGSGGRGSGGRGSGGRGSGGRGSGGSSGGGKPRAVRGPKASRTTRPPKPPKRPKPPKGPKQPRTVRLADPRKRLRVTLVGVCVVLSLFGGRLIQLQGIDASTYAAVANTIGLKTVPVRADRGVILDRDGEPLASTVEAYNVVVDQTQVANPAAYALQLESILRTPAADLQRDLTGSDRYVVVARGVPGATWRQIRGLGLAGFTAETAAARDYPAGTVAGNIVGFLGADGLGLTGLEQSMDKSLAGVDGEATYQFSPGGIRIPNSSANHVSQPVAGTGLRLTLDGDVQWHTEQVLAAAVENAGAADGVAVVMDVDTQEIVALAATPAFDPSDPSKTEAADRGSAAVEDAYEPGSVFKPITMSAVVDQGLADHSTVFSVPDNLRRGGETINDYYSHGEDQMTLAGVVAKSSNVGTVLAAELLEKDVYHDYLRRFGFGTAPDLGMPGETGGRLPSGDDFTDLTRDNVAFGQGISVSAVQMASAYATIANGGVRVDPRLISATIGADGRETPVEPSAPERVVSEQAAADVTTMMEAVMGEGGTGKPALVDGYRVAGKTGTAQRVDPDCGCYADYNSSFMGFAPADDPQYVVVVSLFDPKNGNSGSALAGPAFADIMRFALEQGGVAPTGTEAPQVPLFAD
- a CDS encoding UDP-N-acetylmuramoyl-tripeptide--D-alanyl-D-alanine ligase, which gives rise to MIPLTLAEVASATGGRLDAVADPTVRVTGPVVTDTRELGPGGVFVARQGEARDGHDFAAAAVEAGAVAVLAERPVGVPAVVVDDTEVAFGRLARAVLDRLPQVTVVGVTGSSGKTTTKDLLAQVLEPLGPLVAPPGSYNGEIGVPLTVLRVDESTRTLVAEMGARGPGHIAYLCGIAPPSVGIVLNVGSAHLGEFGDRDTIARTKAELVEALPESGTAVLNADDPVVRRMAEQTSAQVVMVGESVHADIRAEDVTLDAAGRASFRLVTADAAAAVSLRLVGEHQVSNALAVAGAALALGVPLDDVAARLSAALPRSRWRMEVTERPDGVTVVNDAYNANPESMRAALKTLVSLGRPSAGRTWAVLGEMRELGESSIAEHDAIGRLAVRLSVSRLVAVGDGARAIHQGATLEGSWDGESVWAPDVDAAFDLLRAELRPGDVVLVKSSRDAGLRFLGERLVEDK
- a CDS encoding UDP-N-acetylmuramoyl-L-alanyl-D-glutamate--2,6-diaminopimelate ligase; translation: MPDRPGLRPRRVTPLPLTALDAAAPADVLVTGVTHDSRQVRTGDLYMALPGAVTHGARFAAAAVASGAVAIMTDDDGVALAGEPGVPVLRLADPRARLGEIAATVYGHPARDLLMLGVTGTNGKTTTTYLLESGLRAAGHVTGLIGTVETRVGDERVASIRTTPEATDVHALLAVMRERGVTACAMEVSSHAMVFGRVDGVVFDVAGFTNLSQDHLDFHGGLDDYFAAKARLFTPEHARRAVVVVGDEYGRRLAASTPLPVLTVAPPHVAAEADWQADCYGDRATLAGADGEKLELRVPIPGEFNVTNAALAVTMLRAAGVDVAAAVEGVAACPGVPGRMERVAGPAGAPVAVVDFAHTPDAIDNVLQALHPRGRLVVVVGAGGDRDREKRPLMGAAAARGADVVVVTDDNPRSEDAAAIRAAVVAGAHAVPGAERAGEILEVGGRLEAVRAALRSARGPDDTVVVLGKGHEQGQEIAGVVHPFDDRDVLRAELVRWSEEFQG
- a CDS encoding AAA family ATPase — encoded protein: MPELALGDLADTAARIQAAIGSVVEGKPEVIKLALTVLLAEGHILIEDVPGVGKTMLAKSVARAIDCTVRRIQFTPDLMPSDVTGVSVFNQSTREFEFKPGGVFANIVVGDEINRASPKTQSALLECMEERQVTVDGTTYQLEAPFMVVATQNPIEMEGTYPLPEAQRDRFMMRLSMGYPSPRDEIEMIDTHGSTSALDPLEPVTDAAHVHKLVRLVRGVYVADPIKEYAVALTTATRTSPDLRLGASPRATLHLIRAAKAWAGLEGREYVLPDDIQALAAPVLGHRLLPTAEAQIGRRDAGSIVADLIQRIPQPEPAR
- the rsmH gene encoding 16S rRNA (cytosine(1402)-N(4))-methyltransferase RsmH — its product is MTDQGAHVPVLLDRVVELLAPALSEDEGRVVVDATLGLGGHAEALLRRNSTAHLVGLDRDREALARATERLAPFGDRFTGVHAVYDRIADVLAGLGIRRVHGVLFDLGVSSLQLDEAGRGFAYSQDAPLDMRMDQSTGITAAEVLNTYAAADLTRILRRYGEERFASRIAAAVVRERRRAPFDTSARLVELIRDTIPAPARRTGGNPAKRTFQALRIEVNGELDTLERALPAAIDALAVGGRIVVLSYHSLEDRIVKQLFAARTTSSAPHGLPVELPEHRPELRLLTRSEPPTSDEIAANPRAQSARLRAVERIREAA